The following are from one region of the Neurospora crassa OR74A linkage group III, whole genome shotgun sequence genome:
- a CDS encoding vacuolar protein sorting protein DigA has translation MAFDPSNGFVASSDVPGLADELLPIFDVEQVQLQFSIAADFVSAQTANNVLILALSNGRILRIDLNKPEDIDDIDLPKKPTEVGVIRRMFLDPTASHLIICTSQGENYYLHSQSRHPRPLARLRGVSIESIAWNPSLPTASTREILIGASDGNVYEGYIEHSTEFYRKEEKYLKVLHKLPDGPVTGLWVDTLPGAGTDTRRILISTQSRLFHLVGKVGKNDGGGSIYAKLFEAEQPVVHELPRSTAATAAASDLVISPDHPQDTSRPHDGDVNERVFAWLSSHGVYHGQLLLSPFTSELGNKVFNEAQLLPRAQLMTPERVGGRRMTASNDYINAIALTHWHIISLIGDRVVAANRLTGDIVYDQVILNQGQKAIGLCVDIQKNTYWLFTSQEIFEIVPRDEDRDIWKIMLKLKKFDAALKHAHTPAQKDAVAIASGDYLLSKGQYNEAAGVYGKSSKPFEEVALAFIDHNQPDALRKYLLGKLSTFKKSYIMQRQMIASWLIEIFMAKLNSLDDTIITRAELSETLNPTQTREQLDVVRAEYQEFVNRHKSDLDRKTVYAIIGSHGREEELLYYADAINDYHFVLSYWVQRERWSEALRVLQRQTDPEVFYSYSSVLMTHVAAELVDILMRQANLEPRNLIPALLEYDRNYKGPLSQNQAIRYLLYVVNQLQSTDSAVHNTLVSIYAAHPSTSKDESALLSYLESQGDEPRFDPDFALRLCIQHHRVLSCAHIYTSMGQYLQAVQLALAHDEIDLAIIVAERAHSNPPLRKKLWLAVAKKVISQSNGIKTAIDFLRRCDLLKIEDLIPFFPDFVVIDDFKEEICAALEEYSRNIDSLRREMDESAATATNIKVDIAALDQRYAIVEPGEKCYVCGLPLLSRQFFVFPCQHAFHSDCLGKRVLEQAGPGKAKRIKECQVQISRGLVKGRKREEMIGELDGLVGEACILCSEYAIKRIDEPFVKENEDKEEWAL, from the exons ATGGCCTTCGACCCGTCCAACGGCTTCGTGGCCTCGAGCGATGTTCCCGGTCTCGCAGACGAGCTATTACCCATCTTCGATGTCGAGCAGGTCCAGCTTCAGTTCTCCATAGCCGCCGACTTTGTCTCGGCCCAGACAGCCAACAATGTCCTGATATTGGCCCTCTCCAACGGGCGCATTCTGCGCATCGACCTGAACAAGCCCGAAGACATCGACG ATATCGACCTTCCCAAGAAGCCGACCGAAGTTGGCGTGATCCGGCGCATGTTTCTCGACCCGACCGCCTCCCATCTCATCATCTGCACATCTCAAGGCGAGAACTATTACCTGCACTCGCAGTCGCGCCATCCCCGCCCGCTGGCCCGATTACGAGGAGTTTCAATCGAAAGCATTGCATGGAACCCCTCGCTGCCTACCGCGTCAACGCGCGAGATTCTCATTGGCGCATCCGACGGCAACGTATACGAAGGCTACATCGAGCACTCGACCGAGTTCTACCGCAAAGAGGAGAAATACCTAAAGGTCCTGCACAAACTTCCGGATGGTCCTGTTACCGGTCTTTGGGTGGACACCCTACCCGGCGCCGGGACAGACACCAGGCGCATCTTGATCAGTACCCAGAGCAGGCTGTTCCACCTCGTAGGCAAAGTAGGCAAAAATGACGGAGGTGGTTCCATCTATGCAAAGCTCTTTGAAGCCGAGCAGCCTGTTGTCCATGAGCTCCCACGGTCGACGGCAGCCACAGCAGCGGCATCGGACCTGGTGATCTCCCCGGACCACCCCCAAGACACCAGCAGACCCCACGATGGTGATGTGAACGAGAGAGTCTTTGCTTGGTTATCTTCACATGGAGTCTACCATGGGCAGCTCCTGCTCAGCCCTTTTACCTCGGAGTTGGGCAACAAGGTCTTCAATGAGGCCCAGCTCCTGCCCAGGGCGCAGCTAATGACTCCGGAAAGGGTTGGGGGCAGGAGGATGACAGCTTCCAACGACTACATCAACGCCATTGCCCTGACGCATTGGCATATCATCAGCTTAATAGGCGACCGAGTGGTCGCCGCTAACAGGTTGACGGGGGATATAGTCTACGATCAAGTGATACTCAATCAAGGACAAAAGGCTATCGGTCTATGTGTCGATATCCAAAAGAACACATACTGGCTTTTCACATCGCAAGAAATCTTCGAGATCGTCCCAAGAGATGAAGACAGGGACATCTGGAAGATTATGCTGAAACTGAAGAAGTTCGACGCGGCTCTTAAACATGCTCATACTCCAGCACAGAAAGACGCGGTCGCGATAGCATCGGGCGATTATCTGCTCAGCAAGGGGCAGTACAACGAGGCTGCCGGGGTCTATGGTAAAAGCAGTAAGCCCTTTGAGGAAGTGGCGCTCGCCTTCATCGACCACAACCAGCCTGATGCGCTTCGCAAGTATCTTTTGGGGAAACTCTCGACCTTCAAGAAGAGCTACATCATGCAAAGGCAAATGATTGCAAGCTGGCTGATAGAGATCTTTATGGCTAAACTCAACTCCCTCGATGATACAATCATCACCAGGGCTGAGCTTTCCGAGACCTTGAACCCGACACAAACGAGAGAACAGCTGGATGTTGTGCGAGCAGAGTACCAGGAATTTGTCAACAGACACAAATCGGACCTCGATCGGAAAACTGTTTATGCTATCATTGGCAGCCACGGCCGCGAAGAAGAGCTCCTTTACTACGCCGACGCCATCAACGACTACCACTTTGTCCTCTCGTACTGGGTCCAGCGAGAGCGGTGGTCCGAAGCACTCCGGGTGCTCCAACGCCAAACCGACCCGGAGGTCTTTTACAGTTATAGCAGCGTACTCATGACGCACGTCGCCGCCGAGCTCGTCGATATTCTCATGCGGCAAGCCAACCTCGAACCGCGCAATCTAATCCCGGCCCTGCTCGAATACGACCGCAACTACAAGGGCCCTCTGTCCCAAAATCAAGCGATCCGCTACCTTCTCTACGTCGTCAACCAGCTCCAATCCACCGACTCCGCCGTCCACAACACCCTTGTCTCCATCTACGCCGCACACCCGTCCACATCCAAGGACGAATCAGCCTTACTCTCGTACCTCGAATCCCAAGGCGACGAGCCGCGCTTCGACCCGGACTTCGCCCTCCGCCTCTGTATCCAGCATCACCGCGTGCTCTCGTGCGCGCACATCTACACCTCGATGGGACAGTACCTGCAAGCAGTTCAACTCGCCCTAGCCCACGACGAGATCGACctcgccatcatcgtcgccgaGCGCGCCCACTCCAACCCGCCCCTGCGCAAGAAACTCTGGCTCGCGGTCGCGAAGAAAGTCATTTCGCAATCCAACGGCATCAAAACCGCCATTGACTTTTTGCGGCGCTGCGACCTGCTCAAAATCGAGGACCTCATTCCCTTTTTCCCCGATTTTGTCGTCATCGACGACTTCAAGGAGGAAATCTGCGCTGCGCTGGAAGAGTACTCGCGCAACATTGATTCCCTCCGACGGGAGATGGACGAGAGCGCGGCGACGGCTACCAACATCAAAGTCGACATCGCGGCGCTCGATCAGCGGTATGCGATTGTGGAACCTGGCGAAAAATGTTATGTATGTGGCTTGCCGTTGTTGAGTCGGCAGTTTTTTGTGTTCCCATGTCAACATGCCTTTCACTCGGATTGTTTGGGGAAGAGAGTCCTTGAACAGGCCGGGCCGGGGAAGGCCAAGAGGATTAAAGAGTGTCAGGTACAGATTAGTAGAGGGTTggtgaaggggaggaagagggaggagatgatTGGGGAGTTGGATGGGTTGGTTGGGGAGGCTTG TATTCTTTGCAGCGAGTACGCCATTAAGCGGATCGACGAACCGTTTGTCAAAGAGAatgaggataaggaggagtgGGCTTTATGA
- the nrc-1 gene encoding MAPKK kinase has translation MAMLASKSPYTPSLGSQSSTMMASTPQTAYNPSRRAPAVSHATNQNYASPTESEFSELDGPESVKNWNEDRVCEYLRSVKCGDYERIFRKNNINGEALLEIDKEVLKEMGIEKVGDRVRLFLSIKKLRTQTYANQRKRDRESFAVLDNQYSATSLRVPITNRSAATSAPRRYDRQYELTPNADMSKPSSRPTSPLPSSDYNRQARRGYVQQQGYGNQPTQAAPSRFPMSPPESHPGRLVQAHTRNNSSMDGSLMAALPQGQDVIRVISTGGVTKVVKIADCNTCEEVMRVTLRKFGLREDHERNYCFWVLAGVDPDPNQCRRLGDTELWRVIKDHTRPERNRLILRRVPSGEPGKAELERAAAIAMEEAQQTHRPPIEPSDKRSQLKLQKVLGVGWEDLQQQPPLSPMSYQDRERNVSNAARDLERPAPLETPRAMPRRTQALRQFGGLRPPSELIASDLTSYFPDHSREAIDRTARLSMRRSARLSRVNHRLSVASTLSFASSIQDAPPIPTIADSWLTASNQIAKVRPRDVLPRAPHGYRDSVASSVLDTLQEEGSPTEPNRRSFVPFSDSGSDTAAVSVIDPDGNIVRHSYYDSGTNNSADSAVIQEALAEDGEDAADKELQTFLAGDAWDDSMWMKGSLIGQGSFGSVYLALHAITGELLAVKQVETPAPGADSKNDARKKSMIEALKREITLLRDLQHPNIVQYLGCSSSAEYLNIFLEYVPGGSVQTMLNQYGALPESLVRSFVRQILQGLSYLHNRDIIHRDIKGANILVDNKGTIKISDFGISKKLEATNILNGANNNKHRPSLQGSVFWMAPEVVKQTSYTRKADIWSLGCLVVEMMTGTHPFPDCTQLQAIFKIGGSKASPTIPDNASEEAKQFLAQTFEIDHNKRPSADELMLSPFLTPVPGT, from the exons ATGGCCATGCTGGCATCCAAGTCGCCCTATACGCCTTCGCTGGGTTCCCAGTCGTCCACCATGATGGCGAGCACACCACAAACCGCCTACAATCCTTCGCGAAGAGCGCCTGCAGTCTCTCATGCGACCAACCAGAACTATGCGAGTCCTACCGAATCCGAATTTTCCGAACTTGACGGGCCCGAATCGGTCAAGAACTGGAACGAGGACAGGGTGTGCGAATATCTCAGGAGCGTAAAATGCGGCGACTACGAAAGGATATTCCGCAAAAATAACATAAATGGCGAGGCGCTTTTGGAGATTGACAAGGAGGTCCTCAAAGAGATGGGAATCGAAAAGGTTGGAGATCGCGTCCGCTTGTTTCTGAGCATCAAGAAACTCCGGACACAGACCTATGCGAAccagagaaagagagacagG GAATCCTTTGCTGTACTTGATAACCAGTATTCAGCGACTTCTTTACGAGTGCCCATCACAAATCGGTCAGCGGCAACGTCCGCTCCTCGGCGCTATGACCGCCAGTACGAACTCACCCCCAATGCCGACATGTCGAAACCTTCCTCGCGGCCGACCTCGCCGCTACCTAGTTCTGACTACAACAGACAAGCCCGGCGAGGCTATGTGCAACAACAGGGCTATGGCAATCAACCTACACAAGCTGCTCCCTCGCGGTTCCCCATGTCTCCTCCTGAGTCCCACCCCGGCCGATTGGTACAAGCCCACACTAGGAACAACTCCAGCATGGATGGTTCGCTGATGGCTGCGCTGCCACAGGGTCAGGATGTCATTCGCGTCATCTCCACAGGTGGCGTAACCAAGGTTGTTAAGATTGCCGACTGCAACACCTGTGAAGAGGTTATGCGTGTTACCCTACGTAAGTTTGGCCTGCGGGAGGACCATGAAAGGAATTACTGTTTCTGGGTACTGGCCGGCGTTGATCCGGACCCAAACCAATGCCGCCGCCTCGGGGATACGGAGCTGTGGAGAGTCATCAAGGACCACACTCGCCCAGAGCGCAACCGCCTGATTCTCAGGCGTGTTCCTTCTGGAGAGCCGGGCAAGGCAGAACTCGAAAGAGCAGCTGCCATTGCGATGGAGGAAGCACAGCAAACACATAGGCCTCCAATTGAGCCCAGCGATAAGCGGAGTCAGCTGAAGCTGCAAAAGGTGCTGGGAGTGGGCTGGGAAGACCTCCAACAACAGCCTCCGCTGTCTCCCATGTCCTATCAGGACCGAGAAAGAAACGTCTCAAACGCTGCTAGGGATCTAGAGCGGCCAGCACCTCTGGAAACCCCCAGGGCCATGCCTCGCCGTACACAAGCACTTCGTCAGTTCGGTGGGCTGAGACCGCCTAGCGAGCTTATCGCCTCGGATCTTACGAGCTACTTTCCAGATCACTCTCGTGAAGCTATTGACAGGACGGCCCGTTTGTCCATGAGACGCTCGGCACGTCTGAGTAGAGTGAACCATCGTCTGAGTGTTGCCAGCACCCTTAGCTTTGCCTCTAGCATACAAGACGCTCCGCCGATCCCTACCATCGCAGACAGCTGGTTGACCGCTTCCAACCAGATTGCCAAGGTACGCCCGCGTGATGTGCTGCCAAGGGCGCCTCACGGGTATAGAGATTCTGTGGCTTCATCCGTGCTTGATACGctacaagaagaaggctccCCAACCGAGCCTAACCGGAGATCATTCGTTCCATTTTCGGACAGCGGCTCGGATACAGCTGCAGTTAGCGTCATTGATCCCGATGGTAACATAGTCAGACACAGTTACTACGACAGCGGCACCAACAACTCGGCCGATTCCGCGGTAATACAGGAAGCACTTGCTgaagatggcgaggatgCAGCTGACAAGGAGCTTCAAACTTTTCTGGCGGGCGACGCTTGGGACGACAGTATGTGGATGAAGGGTTCTCTTATCGGCCAGGGTTCATTTGGCTCCGTGTACCTCGCCCTACATGCCATCACTGGTGAACTGCTCGCCGTGAAGCAGGTCGAGACACCTGCGCCTGGTGCAGACAGTAAGAACGATGCCCGCAAGAAGAGCATGATTGAAGCGCTCAAGCGCGAGATCACCCTCCTTCGTGACCTCCAACATCCCAATATCGTGCAGTACCTGGGCTGCAGCTCATCCGCGGAATATCTCAACATTTTCCTCGAATACGTTCCCGGTGGTTCCGTGCAGACCATGCTCAACCAATACGGTGCCCTCCCTGAATCACTCGTTCGCAGCTTCGTTCGCCAAATCCTCCAGGGCCTCTCCTACCTCCACAACCGTGACATCATTCACCGCGACATCAAGGGCGCCAACATCCTTGTCGACAACAAAGGTACCATCAAAATCTCCGATTTCGGCATCTCCAAGAAACTCGAAGCCACCAACATCCTCAACggcgccaacaacaacaagcaccGTCCCTCACTGCAAGGCTCCGTCTTCTGGATGGCTCCTGAGGTAGTCAAACAAACCAGTTACACCCGCAAAGCCGACATCTGGTCACTCGGCTGCCTGGTGGTCGAGATGATGACGGGTACCCACCCGTTTCCCGATTGCACCCAGTTGCAGGCCATCTTCAAGATTGGCGGCTCCAAGGCCTCGCCGACGATCCCGGATAACGCTAGCGAGGAGGCTAAGCAGTTCCTTGCGCAGACATTCGAGATTGATCATAATAAGCGGCCGAGCGCAGATGAGCTGATGTTGAGCCCGTTCTTGACGCCTGTGCCCGGGACATAG